CATGGTGGCATAGGCGTCCGTGATGGAGGCCGGGTGATTCGTGACGACCAGGATGATCTCCTGCGCGGCGCTGCAAAACGTCGCGACCGTATCCGACATGCCGGGGCCGGTATCGATCACAAGAACGTCGGTTACGTCCGACAGCCCGCTGAAGGCATAGACCAGGCCGGCATGCTCCGCCTTGCTCAGCATCGTCATGCGACGCAACCCCGAGGCGGCCGGAACGAGATTGATCCCGCCTGGACCGGTCACGACCACGTCTTTCAGGCCGCATAAACCGTCCAGCACATGGGAAAGATTGAGGACGGGCTTGAGCCCCAACATCACATCGACGTTGGCGAGGCCCAGATCGGCGTCCATGAGCGTGACACCCTTCCCGAGCGAGGCGATCGCGGTAGACAGGTTGATGGCCACGGTGGTTTTACCTACGCCGCCCTTACCGCTCGTCACGGCGATCACCCGTATCGGGCGTGCTGCATCGGGCGGCCGGTCGCCAGCCGGTATCCTGGCGGGAGCCGACCGCGCGGGTTCCAAAGGGTATGATTCCGTCATTATTCGGTTCCGTCATCGGCCCACCTACCGCCATCGCGGCAGAAGCGACCGGTCCAAGTTGACCAGAGCTCTGTGCCCATCCCCTCCGTCGCGCGAGCGAAATGTTGTCTGTAGGAACGCGCTGGCCAACTAAGGGCAATTGCAGTACCACAATCGGTAAGTGTCGGACTATGAGCGGCTTACATACCATTCCGGGCTCCGTAGTCGGATCCTTGACATGTGCGGTGCCTTGTCGTGGAGGATCCCGGGAACTGGGCCGTGTGGAACCGGCACGGGCCGGTCTCATCGCTGTCGTCCGACTCGAACGCATTGTTTGCACTGTCCGCGCCACACTCGGCAGCACGTGCGTAATGCCTGCGCAATCGGTGACGCTAGCCTCGCCCGTAAGGACACAGCGCCTTGCTCGCCTTCCTATGTCATGAGCAATGAGCACAAACGATGGCAACGATATACTGACCGTCGATGATTCCGCATCCATTCGGCAGATGGTCTCCTTCACCCTGAGAGGCGCCGGTTACGAGGTCCTCGAGGCGGTAGATGGAGAAGACGCCCTGAACAAAGCCAGGGTGGGCCCGGTGAACCTGGTGCTCACCGACCTGTATATGCCCAAGATGGACGGCATCACCCTGATCCGAGAGCTTCGAAAACTCCCTACCTATCGATTCGTTCCGATGCTGACCTTGACCACGGAATCGTCTCCGGAACGCAAGGCGGAGGGCAAGGCGGTCGGCGCCACCGGCTGGCTGGTAAAACCCTTCCATCCCGATCGGCTGCTCGCCACCATCGAGAAAGTGCTGGGATGAGCCCCGCTGCGGCGCCCGGGTGTCGAGCCCCGGCCGCGCGGATCCCCCTTTACAAGAAGCAGCAGAGGTTTCGGCCGACTGCACTCGGCAGCGCCGGGTGGTCGGCTGCGGGTTCGTGATGCGAGCGGGCCTATCGGGTAATGAGCTTGTCGATCTCCGCGAGGAGCCCATCGGACCAGATGCGCTGGTTTTTGTCGAGCGCGAGCGGAGTGACCCCTCATGTCGATTGACCTCTCCCAGTTCCATCAGACGTTCTTCGAAGAGAGCCTCGAAGGCCTGGAGACCATGGAGACCGGCCTCCTGAGCCTGTTCCCCGGTGAGGTGGAGACGGAGGCCGTCAATACGCTGTTCCGCGTGGCGCATTCCATCAAGGGCGGCAGCGCGATGTTCGGGTTTTCGGCGATCGCGAGCCTGACCCATGCGATGGAGACGCTCTTGGACCATGTTCGGGCCGGCAGGGCCGGGATCGATCGACTGCTCGTGGACGCACTGCTCGCGGCCGTCGATTGCCTGAGAGAGACGGTGCTGGCCATGAAAGACGGTGGCGGCCACGACGACCGGCATATCGCCGCCTCGGAGGCCCAGTTGCAAAGCCTGCTCCCCGGTCATTCGAGGATCGAGATTCTCCAAGCACCGGTGCGCAAATCCATTGATGAACCCGAGGGCAAAGACGCTGCAATCGGCGCGATCTGGCGCATCGGCTTCCGTCCCTTTCCACACCTGTTCAAGACCGGAAACGACCCGTTACGACTGTTTCGCGCGCTGGCGGGCGCCGGCAAGCTGGCGGTCTCGGCAGACATCTCCCGTCTGCCCGCCTTCGGCGATCTGGACCCGGAATCCTGTTATCTCGGCTGGGACCTCACCTTGGACAGCGATGTCGGGGGCGAGGCGATCGGCGAGGTCTTCGAGTGGGTCGAGGGC
This region of Pseudomonadota bacterium genomic DNA includes:
- a CDS encoding MinD/ParA family protein yields the protein MPAGDRPPDAARPIRVIAVTSGKGGVGKTTVAINLSTAIASLGKGVTLMDADLGLANVDVMLGLKPVLNLSHVLDGLCGLKDVVVTGPGGINLVPAASGLRRMTMLSKAEHAGLVYAFSGLSDVTDVLVIDTGPGMSDTVATFCSAAQEIILVVTNHPASITDAYATMRILNHDFGRSRFRLLANRCRHPQDGADLFHELMMMTDRLTDVTIEPIGTIPYDARLQHPAAAAGAHCHRYPGSPVAAAFKQLALDIERWPAPTYLSGGLEFFVERIARSGVTDPRSQLWPQS
- a CDS encoding response regulator, whose product is MSTNDGNDILTVDDSASIRQMVSFTLRGAGYEVLEAVDGEDALNKARVGPVNLVLTDLYMPKMDGITLIRELRKLPTYRFVPMLTLTTESSPERKAEGKAVGATGWLVKPFHPDRLLATIEKVLG